CGGGACGGCGCGGTCAAAGCGCTGGAAGGAACGCGCGTCACCGTTCGGGCGATCTCGAACTTGCCGATGGAAGATGCGTTCATCGAGTTCGATCCCGACGCCGGCGATCACGCCAATGCGGCGCGCACCAAAATGACCGTCAGCGCCGACGATCCGACCAGTGCGATCGGGACGTTTGTGATCGAACTGCTGCGACATCCGGCGGCGGATGATCCGGCAAAAATCGCCGCGACTCCGAAACATCGTCGCTATCAGCTGCGGTTCAAAACGGCCGCCGGCGATTTGAACCCCTATCCGGTCGCCTATCCGATCGAAGTGATTCGCGATCTCTCGCCCGAAGTCCAACTGTTGCGTCCCACTGGCGACAAGATTCGCGTTCCGGCCAACGGCGGCGCCGCGTTGGAGTTTCGCGCCATCGATCCGGACTACGCGGTGCGGCAATTGACCGTCATCGGCGAAGTGGAGGGCAAAGAACGTCTTCGCACTCCGTTGCTGCAGCAATCGACCACCGGCAACGTCATCGAAACCTATCGCTTTGTTCCCCGTGAGCAAAAACTGAAACCAGGCGATCTGGTCACCATCTATGCGCTGGCCGAAGACAATCGGACCGACTCGGCTGGCCGGCCAACGCCGAACGTGACGACATCGCGCTCGCTGACGATCGAGATCACCGAGCCAGAACAAGGCGCCGAAAAACAGATCCCCCCCAAACAAGACGATAAGCCGCAGGATGGCCAGCCGCAGGATGGCGAAAAAGGGGGTGAGCAAATGAAGGATGGCCAACAAGGCGGCGAGAAGCAAGAAGGCGGCCAGCAAGGTGGTGAGAAGCAGGAAGGTGGCCAGCAAGGTGGTGAGAAGCAGGAAGGCGGCCAACAAGGCGGCGAGAAGCAGGAAGGTGGCCAACAAGGCGGTGAGAAGCAGGAAGGCGGCCAACAAGGCGGCGAGAAGCAAGAAGGTGGCCAACAAGGCGGCGCGAAGCAGGAAGGTGGCCAGCAAGGTGGTGAGAAGCAGGAAGGCGGCCAACAAGGCGGCGAGAAGCAGGAAGGTGGCCAACAGGGCGGCGAGAAGCAGGAAGGTGGCCAACAAGGTGGCGGGATGCAAGAAGGTGGCCAACAGGGCGGCACGCAGCAAGGGGCGCAAGATCCCAATCAGAATGCCCCGCCCAAGCCGTTAGCAGCCGATGACTCGCAAGCAGGCGATGCGTTCGAGCGCATTCAGAAGTATCTCGAGAAGAAAGAGCAGGAAGCCGGCGGCGCAAAGAGCGGCGAGCAAGAGAGTGCGATGCCTGGCGACAAAGCCGATGGCGGCGCTTCGCAGCCCAAAGACTCGGGCCAGCCGAATCGCGATCACGAAGCGACCGAAAATCAATCTCCCGAAAAAGGGGGCGAGCCCAAGCCATCGGAGTCTGGCGTCGATTCTGACGCGGATAATTCGGGCCAAGAAGGGGGCATGAAGTCGGAAGGCGATAAGCCTGAAGATCAGCAGGCCGGCCGTCAGCGCGGCGAGGGCGAAATGAAAGATCAACAAGGGGACGAATCTGGCGGCGACTCTGAAAAGGGAGCTCCTACCGAGTCCGAAGAAAAATCGGATCCAATGGGCGAAGAACGGACCGGGGATAACGGCGTTGGTGACGCTGGCAAGTCCGGAACAGGAAACCCCGGCGCCGACGAAGATCAAGGAAGTCCCTCATCCCCTGATGGCGCACCGAATACCCCGTCCGACAAGATGGGCAAGCCGGACAGCGGCGAAGAAAAGAGTGAACAAGGGCCCAAGAGCGCCGTTGGCGATCACAAAGAGAACAAGCAGAACAACAGCAAGGGCGAAAGCGACGGCGATCGCTCAGGCGGCGGGGACTCTGGCGGCGGACAATCGGCCAAGCAAGAAGGCCATGACTCGCCCGGCGAGTCGAGCGCCGCTGACAAGGGATCTTCGGCCTCGAAGCAACGCGGCGAAGGCGAAGAGGGCTCGAAAGGAGGCGACCAGTCAGAGACCGATAAGAAAACAGGCGCCCCCGGCGAAGAAAAAGGAGATGGCAGCGGCCGCGACGACAAGGGCGACGGCGACAAGTCAGGGGGCGGTAAGCCGGGCGAACCGAACGAGCAAACCGGTCAAAAGCCGGAATCCGGAGGCGAATCGAATCAATACGGCGATGGAAATCCGACCGGTGGCGGCGGCATGCCCAGCGATCAAAACGCGACTCCAGACGCCGGCGGTCCCGAGCATGGCGGCGACGAGGCGAACCTCGATTATGCTCGCAAAGCGACCGACCTGGTGCTCGACAAGCTGGAGCATGACCAAAAGGAACCGGATCAAGAGCTGCTGAATGAACTCGGCTGGTCGAAAGAACAGTTCCGCGAGTTCACCCAGCGCTGGAAAGCGATGAAGCAGGCGGCCGACTCCGCTGCACCCGGCAGCGAAGCGAAGCAAGAGCTGGACGAGGCGCTCCGCAGTCTGGGATTAACGCCAGGCAAAGATCAGCTTCGCCGTAACGAGTCCAACTCGGCGCAGCAAGGGGGCGCCGCCGATGTCAACCGGTCGCGACCTCCGGCCGCATTTCTGGAACAATACAAGGCTTACCTCAAAGGCTCCGCCAAACAGGCGCCTCGCTGATCATTCACCCTGACCCATCTCGCCTGTGCAGCTGCGGCTAGCGCTGGCTTTTCTGCATGACCACATCGACGCCTCGTTACCTTGTGCCGTTTCATCCGAAGCGGGTTTCTCACTACTTCACCGACGTCCTGGTGCTCGGCGGCGGAATCGCCGGACTGCGAGCGGCGCTGGAGGTCGACCCGGCGCTGTCAGTTCTGATCGTGACCAAGGACAAAATTCTGGAATCGAACAGCAACTACGCCCAAGGAGGGATCGCCGGCGTGCTGGACGAAGAAGACCGGTACGAAGATCACGCCGCGGATACGATTACCGCCGGCGGCAGCTTGTGCAATCCGGCTGTGGTCGACATGGTGGTGCGCGAGGGGCCAGACTGCATTCGCGAACTGATCCAATGGGGAACGGAGTTCGACAAAGAAGATGGCCAGCTCGCGTTGACGCGCGAAGGAGGTCACGGGCGTTCGCGCATCGTCCATGCGTTGGGAGACTCGACCGGCCGCGAAGTGATTCGCGCAGTCGTCGAGCATGTTCGAAGTCGCGAGAATATCCAGATCTGGCAAAATGAGTTCACCCTTGATCTGATCACCCACGAAGGGGAATGTCGCGGCGCGCTGGCGTCCGACCAAAAACATGGTCGTACGCTGATCTGGGCGAAGCAAACCATTTTGGCGACCGGCGGCGTGGGGCAGATCTATCGCGAGTCGACTAATCCCAAGGTCGCCACCGGCGACGGCTTGGCGCTGGCGATAAGAGCCGGAGCGCAGCTACGTGACATGGAGTTTATGCAGTTTCACCCGACGGTCCTCTACATCGCCGGTAGCGGTCGCAGTTTGATTACCGAAGCGATTCGCGGCGAAGGGGCCCATCTGATCGACCGCAGCGGCAATCGGTTTATGGCCGATTACGACCTGCGGGGAGAACTGGCGCCGCGGGATGTCGTTTCGCAGGCGATCGTCTCACAAATGGAACGGACGAAAGCTCCCTGCGTCTTTTTGAGTCTCAGCCATCTCGACGCCGATTTTGTCCGCCGACGATTTCCGGGCATCGCCCAGGCTTGCGGCAAGTTTGGGATCGACATCACCACAGATCGCGTCCCGGTCCGGCCGGGCGCTCATTACATGATCGGCGGTTTGACGGTCGATTTAGAGGGGCGGACGACTTTGCCGGGGCTGTGGGCGGCCGGCGAGGTGACTTCGACCGGATTGCACGGCGCAAATCGCCTGGCGTCGAACAGTTTGCTGGAAGGACTCGTATATGGAAAAAGGAGCGGCCACGGCGCCTCACAAGCGGCGCTGGAGATGCCGGACCGGTTTACGGCGCTGAATCTCGAAAATCCGCAGTTACCGTCGGCTGAGCCGCTCGATTTGGAAGATATTCGCAATTCGCTCACCAGTTTGATGTGGCGATCGGTTGGCGTCCGCCGTGAACAGGCGGGACTTGCCGAAGCGGTCGACATGATCGATTCATGGCGCAGCTACGTTTCCTTACAACAATTCGATCATCCCGCCGGCTGGGAGTTGCAGAATATGCTGCTCGTGGCGCGGGCGATCGCTCAGTCAGCGCTTGCCCGGTGCGAATCGCGCGGAGTTCATTTACGGATGGACTACCCGCAAATCGACGATTCGCACTGGAATCGCCATCTCACCTATCCCATCGACTAACTCCCCTTCCCTTCCCTGATTGTCGCTCCTCATTGAGCCGGTTCCGGTTAAACCTTGGCTGCAACGGCCGATGCTGGAGTTTTAGCAAACGCCGATTTGAATTAAACTACGCCGTTTACGCGGGTGCTGTTCTGCAAATGAGCGGCGTATGCGGCGAATAACGCTCAAAATCTTCCCCATTTCTTCATCGATTCAAAAACGACGGTTGGCAAGTATGGCGCAGTCGAGCGGAACCCCGATGATCGAGGCGGATCGCCTTTCAAAGTTCTATGGAATTTTCGCCGCTTCACGCGACGTAACTTTCCAGGTCCATCGCGGCGAAGTGGTCGCATTTCTCGGCCCCAACGGCGCCGGTAAAAGCACCACGATGAAGCTGCTGACCGGGTACCTTTCGCCCAGCGAAGGGGTCGCCAAGATTGCAGGGCATAACATGATGACCGACCGCTTGGCGGGATCGTCGCTGCTCGGCTATCTGCCCGAAAATGGTCCGCTTTATCCCGATGCGACGCCCCACAGCTTGCTGATGTTCTTTGGCGAAGCTCGCGGCATGACTCCTGCCCAGCGTAAAGAACGAATTGAAGCGGTGGTCGACCTGTGCAACTTGCACACGGTGCTGCACAAGCCGATCAGCAAATTGTCGAAGGGCTACAAGCAACGGGTCGGCATGGCCCAGGCGATCTTGCATGAGCCGGAAGTGCTGATCCTAGACGAGCCGACATCGGGGCTGGACCCCAATCAAATCCGGGGCGTGCGCGAGATGATTCGCCGTTTGGGAGAGGAAAAGACCATTTTGCTCTCGACCCATATCTTCCAGGAAGTTGATGCGCTGGCGACGCGTGCGATTGTGATCAACGAAGGACGCCTGATTTATGACGGCGCCATCGATGCGATGAAACAGCCAGGCGAATCGCTGGACGACGCTTTCTATCGTATGACCAAAGGGGTGAACGCGCTCACTCCTGCAACGACCTGATTGACTCTTACCCCATCCACTTGGCAAAGCTTACGACTTTCCCGAAAGCACTGACGCTATCATGGCTTGGATAAACGCAATTACGCTGGTTTGCTTCGATCTGATTTTCGCAGGCGCCTTTTTCGTCGCGATGATTCCTTTGTTGCTGGCGAAGCAAGCCGCTTACGCAGTGATGAAGCGCAATTTCAAATCGTACTTTAGCAACCCGACAGGCTATGTCTTTCTCGCGATCTTCGTGTTGTTGACGTCGATGGCGGCGTTTTGGCCGCATGAGTTCTTTAACGCCAACCTGGCGAATCTCGCTCAGCTGAACCAGAATATCGGCTTGATCATGCTGATCTTCGTGCCGGCGATCACGATGGGATTGTGGGCCGATGAGCGACGACAAGGCACCGACGAACTGCTGCTGACGTTGCCGGCCACCGACTTTGATATCGTGATGGGCAAGTACCTGGCCGCCGTCGCCGTGTTTAGCGTTTCGCTCCTCTTTTCGCAGTTTTGCAACTTCCTGGTGCTCAACGCGCTGTCGGAAGGGGACATGGATATCGGTTTGTTTTTGACAACCTATATCGGCTATTGGTTTATCGGCCTAGCGATGATCTCGCTGGGCATGGTCGCGTCTTTCCTGACCCACAACCTGACGTTGGGCTTTGTGATGGGCGTGCTGATCAACGCACCGTTTGTCATGCTGCAATACGCCGACGCGTTTGTGACCGGAACCGGCTGGATTCAATTTTTTAGCCAAGCGAGCATCGGCAGTCAGTTTGAGGACTTTGGCCGCGGCGTGGTCAGTTTGTCGTCACTCGTCTACTTCATCATGTTGACGGTATTCGGCGTTTATCTCAGCATGGTGCTGATCGGACGACGGCATTGGCTGGGTGGAAAAGATGGCGAATCCCGTCTAGGGCACTATCTGTTGCGGACGATTTCACTGGTCGTGATCGCTAGTTCGGCGACGTTGTTCTTTGTGCTGCATGACTCGCGCTGGGATGCGACCGCCGGCAAGACCAGTTCGATCTCACCGCAGACAATGAAGCTGATCCGTAATCTGAAATCGGACGAGCCTGTCCGTATCGAAGCCTTTATCAGCGCCGAAGTTCCTGAGTCATACGCGGAAGTAAAAAGCGACCTGATTAGCTATTTGAACGAGTTTCGCGGCGCTAGCGGCGCCAAGATGGACGTCTTCATCTACGACGATCTCGAGCCGTTTAGCGAACTGGCCGAAAAAGCCCGCGACCAATATGGGATCATGCCGGTGCAAGTGGTCGGAGAAACCCGCGGCATCATGCAGGCCAAGGAAATCATCCTGGGCGCCGCCGTTCAGCGTGGGCTTGAGAAAGTGGTGATTCCATTCTTTGGGAATCGCATTCCGGTTGAATACGAACTGGTTCGTTCGATCAGCACCGTAACCGATCAACAACGCAAGCGGATCGGCGTGTTGACGACCGACGCGATGTTATTCGGCGGAGTTCGCCCTGATCCGACCAATCCGTTCGGCGGTTTTCAGAACGTGCCCAAACAGCGGATCGTTGACGAGTTGGAAAAACAGTACGACGTCGAGCAGGTCGATCCCGGTGAGCCGATTGATCCGACCAAGTTTGACGTGTTGGTCGCCGTGCAACCCTCGAGCTTGACGCAGCCGCAATTGGACAACCTGCTGACGGCGGTCAAAGCCGGCGTGCCGACGGCGATCTTCGACGATCCGGTGCCGCTGACGATGAATCAAGCGCCGCCGATTTCGGCTCCCAAGGCTCCGCAAGGAAGTGCGATGTTTGGTCGTCAACAACCTCCACCGCAAAAGTGCGACATTCGCCAACTTTGGAGTCTGCTGGGCGTGACGCTCAGCGGCCAGCAATTGGTTACGGATCAATACTTCAACGCCAACATCATCTGGCAGAAATACAATCCGCATCCGAAGCTGCGAATCGGCGGCGGGGGACAAATTACGCCAGAGTGGGTGTTTGTCGATCGCAACACGCCGATTGCCGATGATGCGCTTCCGCCGCTCAATCCTGATATCGACGTCTCGCAAAACCTGTCAGAAGTCTTGTTCGTTTATCCCGGCGCGATTCTGCGCAGCAAAGATTTTCCGCAGTCGATGACCTTTACTCCTTTGATTCGGACCGGAAATTTAACCGGCACCGTGACGTTAGATGGATTGACGCGACAAGGGAACGGCGCGACGGGCCAGCATCCGCTGACCGGCGAACAATATACGTTGGCGGCGCTGATTGAGGGGACGCCGAGCAGCGATGTTGATAAGCTCGCTGATCCGAATCAAAAGAAGACGGAGGCGACCGCGACGACGCCGATTCGCGTCGCGATGGTCGCTGATATCGACTTGCTGCACAGCGCTTTCGTCGGCCTACAGGCCGAAAAGAACGATCAGATCGAGTTGAGTCTCGACAACACGACCTTCGTATTGAACCTGCTGGATAACCTGGCTGGGGATGATCGCTTTACGACAATTCGCGGCAAGAGTCCCCGTTTGGCTCGTCTGACGATGGTCGATACGATGACCAAACATGCCGTCGAAGAAAGCACGCGTGAAGAAGAAGCGGCGAAAACGAAGTTTGAAGCCGAACAAAAAGCGAAAGAAGAAGAAATCAACAAGCCAGTCGAGGCGCTGCAAGATAAGATCCGCGAGTTGCAAGCGAAACAAGCTCGCCAGCAGATGACCGCGGAAGATCAGATCGAGGTCACCAAGTTGGCCAAACGCGTTCGCGAACAGGAAGCGGTCGCGAATCGCAAACTGCAGGTCGAAGCGGAGCGGATCACGAAGGAACTGCAGGAAACGCAACAGCACATCCAGCGCGATCTCGATCGTCAGGTGCTGAAAACGCAGAACACGTTCAAGATGTTCGCCGTGATTCTGCCGCCGATTCCGCCGATCCTGGTTGGTTTGATCGTCTTCGTCATTCGTCGCATCAAAGAACGCGAAGGATTGTCGAAGGATCGTATCGTCAAGTAAGCGAAACCGCGCCGTAAGCGGTAACGAAATCTGTTGAATCCGATATTTCATCTACCGACGCCGAGATCCCGTAAGGGGAACCAGTAGCGATGAACGAATTAGTCAAAACATCCATTTTTGTGGGGGTCGCC
The nucleotide sequence above comes from Blastopirellula sp. J2-11. Encoded proteins:
- the nadB gene encoding L-aspartate oxidase, coding for MTTSTPRYLVPFHPKRVSHYFTDVLVLGGGIAGLRAALEVDPALSVLIVTKDKILESNSNYAQGGIAGVLDEEDRYEDHAADTITAGGSLCNPAVVDMVVREGPDCIRELIQWGTEFDKEDGQLALTREGGHGRSRIVHALGDSTGREVIRAVVEHVRSRENIQIWQNEFTLDLITHEGECRGALASDQKHGRTLIWAKQTILATGGVGQIYRESTNPKVATGDGLALAIRAGAQLRDMEFMQFHPTVLYIAGSGRSLITEAIRGEGAHLIDRSGNRFMADYDLRGELAPRDVVSQAIVSQMERTKAPCVFLSLSHLDADFVRRRFPGIAQACGKFGIDITTDRVPVRPGAHYMIGGLTVDLEGRTTLPGLWAAGEVTSTGLHGANRLASNSLLEGLVYGKRSGHGASQAALEMPDRFTALNLENPQLPSAEPLDLEDIRNSLTSLMWRSVGVRREQAGLAEAVDMIDSWRSYVSLQQFDHPAGWELQNMLLVARAIAQSALARCESRGVHLRMDYPQIDDSHWNRHLTYPID
- a CDS encoding ABC transporter ATP-binding protein, whose amino-acid sequence is MAQSSGTPMIEADRLSKFYGIFAASRDVTFQVHRGEVVAFLGPNGAGKSTTMKLLTGYLSPSEGVAKIAGHNMMTDRLAGSSLLGYLPENGPLYPDATPHSLLMFFGEARGMTPAQRKERIEAVVDLCNLHTVLHKPISKLSKGYKQRVGMAQAILHEPEVLILDEPTSGLDPNQIRGVREMIRRLGEEKTILLSTHIFQEVDALATRAIVINEGRLIYDGAIDAMKQPGESLDDAFYRMTKGVNALTPATT
- a CDS encoding Gldg family protein, producing MAWINAITLVCFDLIFAGAFFVAMIPLLLAKQAAYAVMKRNFKSYFSNPTGYVFLAIFVLLTSMAAFWPHEFFNANLANLAQLNQNIGLIMLIFVPAITMGLWADERRQGTDELLLTLPATDFDIVMGKYLAAVAVFSVSLLFSQFCNFLVLNALSEGDMDIGLFLTTYIGYWFIGLAMISLGMVASFLTHNLTLGFVMGVLINAPFVMLQYADAFVTGTGWIQFFSQASIGSQFEDFGRGVVSLSSLVYFIMLTVFGVYLSMVLIGRRHWLGGKDGESRLGHYLLRTISLVVIASSATLFFVLHDSRWDATAGKTSSISPQTMKLIRNLKSDEPVRIEAFISAEVPESYAEVKSDLISYLNEFRGASGAKMDVFIYDDLEPFSELAEKARDQYGIMPVQVVGETRGIMQAKEIILGAAVQRGLEKVVIPFFGNRIPVEYELVRSISTVTDQQRKRIGVLTTDAMLFGGVRPDPTNPFGGFQNVPKQRIVDELEKQYDVEQVDPGEPIDPTKFDVLVAVQPSSLTQPQLDNLLTAVKAGVPTAIFDDPVPLTMNQAPPISAPKAPQGSAMFGRQQPPPQKCDIRQLWSLLGVTLSGQQLVTDQYFNANIIWQKYNPHPKLRIGGGGQITPEWVFVDRNTPIADDALPPLNPDIDVSQNLSEVLFVYPGAILRSKDFPQSMTFTPLIRTGNLTGTVTLDGLTRQGNGATGQHPLTGEQYTLAALIEGTPSSDVDKLADPNQKKTEATATTPIRVAMVADIDLLHSAFVGLQAEKNDQIELSLDNTTFVLNLLDNLAGDDRFTTIRGKSPRLARLTMVDTMTKHAVEESTREEEAAKTKFEAEQKAKEEEINKPVEALQDKIRELQAKQARQQMTAEDQIEVTKLAKRVREQEAVANRKLQVEAERITKELQETQQHIQRDLDRQVLKTQNTFKMFAVILPPIPPILVGLIVFVIRRIKEREGLSKDRIVK